A single window of Montipora capricornis isolate CH-2021 chromosome 14, ASM3666992v2, whole genome shotgun sequence DNA harbors:
- the LOC138031526 gene encoding uncharacterized protein: protein MLQTIQVSEYESLLPSLVEVYRLEADDFQAGQLPYFVNESRALTSDTEILETVTGQHIEFNETPVQINPLFQPCWGEREARIIDTEISELMSKGVITESVHERDEFISTIFLRPKKDGTHRMILNLKSLNQYVTYYHFKMDIIHTAVEMMTPGCYMCSVDLKSAYYSVAIAPSDQKYLKFSWHGKLYQFTCFPNGLAFCPRKFTKLLKPVYSTLRNLGHLSVAYIDDSYLQADTYELCVHNVIDTSLFHQLGFVIHPDKSVLIPTQRLTFLGFVLDSQSMTVALTGEQAVKVKEACQQLLQEKAITIREVAKVLGLLTSSLPGVLYGPLHYRSLEMDKTQALKSNQGNFDSIMALSGEAVADLQWWINSVEETSKPVKQRETQTTMTTDASKKGWGCSVEGTPSGGSWTHHEAQYHINYLETKAVFFALQAFSHEVSGKCVSILVDNTTAVSCINQMGTCHSKEINSIEKGHPVPGIQTRGIPPAAQDPHAPRVPLVRELLTSQGLSASAASVILQGWRAGTRKQYASYLKRWELYCGERKIDPLSASVIQGVNFLSELYQKHQLSYSALNTARSALSPIIVPSGGGTFGSHPLVTRFLRGVFNTRPSLPRYQEIWDISIVFTYLKSLHPPEKLTLKDLTMKTTMLVASLSGQRCQTIHALDVNNMVLTKDRCTFYIQELLKTSRPGKHFGKLELRAYHPDNRLCVVTFLEEYVRRTKPLRGSSRLFISYQKPHDSVTTDTVGRWLRKVLENSGLDVRKYGAHSTRAASTSAAKTVNISIQSIMDAAGWSNAETFRKFYDKPMDTEAGSFGTELLHAIDA from the exons ATGCTCCAAACCATTCAAGTAAGTGAGTACGAGTCTCTTTTACCGTCTCTAGTCGAGGTTTACAGGCTTGAGGCTGATGATTTTCAGGCGGGCCAGCTCCCATATTTTGTCAATGAATCGAGAGCGCTAACCTCGGACACTGAAATCCTAGAGACTGTGACCGGGCAACACATTGAATTCAATGAAACTCCGGTTCAAATTAACCCCCTGTTTCAACCATGCTGGGGAGAAAGAGAAGCTCGTATTATCGATACTGAAATCTCAGAGCTAATGAGCAAAGGGGTCATTACCGAATCTGTGCACGAGCGTGATGAATTTATTTCTACTATATTTTTGCGCCCCAAAAAAGATGGCACGCATCGTATGATTCTCAATCTCAAATCATTGAATCAATATGTTACTTattaccattttaaaatggatatTATACACACAGCTGTCGAAATGATGACACCAGGATGCTACATGTGTTCAGTTGATCTTAAATCCGCTTATTATTCTGTTGCCATTGCACCGTCAgatcaaaaatatttgaagttctCATGGCATGGAAAACTCTACCAGTTTACttgttttccaaatggtctggcaTTCTGTCCAAGAAAATTCACAAAACTCCTCAAGCCTGTATACTCGACACTGAGAAACCTTGGGCATCTTTCTGTGGCATATATAGATGACTCATATTTGCAAGCTGATACCTATGAACTGTGTGTACACAATGTAATTGACACATCTCTATTTCACCAACTTGGGTTTGTTATCCACCCAGATAAATCTGTCCTAATCCCCACCCAGAGACTCACCTTTCTCGGGTTTGTCCTAGACTCCCAGTCTATGACTGTGGCTCTTACCGGGGAACAAGCTGTCAAAGTGAAGGAGGCTTGTCAACAGCTTCTACAAGAAAAAGCCATTACCATTCGGGAAGTGGCAAAAGTGTTGGGGCTTTTGACTTCTAGTTTACCAGGGGTGCTCTATGGGCCCCTTCACTACAGGTCCCTTGAGATGGACAAAACTCAGGCCCTAAAATCCAATCAGGGTAATTTTGATAGCATAATGGCCTTATCTGGTGAGGCAGTTGCAGACCTTCAATGGTGGATAAATTCTGTAGAAGAAACCTCCAAACCAGTTAAGCAGAGAGAAACCCAGACCACCATGACAACCGATGCTTCAAAAAAGGGGTGGGGGTGCTCTGTGGAGGGTACCCCTAGCGGGGGCTCATGGACACACCATGAAGCCCAATATCACATAAACTATCTTGAGACTAAAGCTGTTTTCTTCGCATTACAGGCTTTTTCTCATGAAGTGTCTGGGAAATGTGTTAGCATTTTAGTAGACAATACAACAGCAGTGTCCTGTATCAATCAAATGGGAACTTGCCACTCCAAGGAAATCAATAGCATA GAGAAAGGACACCCTGTACCTGGCATCCAAACCAGAGGAATCCCACCCGCTGCACAAGACCCTCACGCTCCTAGGGTGCCACTTGTCAGGGAACTCCTTACTAGTCAAGGACTTTCAGCATCAGCTGCCAGCGTCATCCTCCAAGGGTGGAGAGCGGGCACTCGGAAACAGTATGCGTCGTACCTCAAGCGGTGGGAATTGTACTGTGGTGAACGGAAAATTGATCCACTTTCTGCGTCTGTAATTCAAGGTGTGAACTTTCTTAGTGAACTTTACCAGAAGCACCAGCTTTCTTATAGTGCCCTTAACACAGCTCGGTCTGCACTCTCACCTATTATTGTCCCGTCCGGAGGAGGTACGTTTGGTAGCCACCCACTGGTGACCAGGTTTCTTCGAGGTGTATTTAATACACGCCCTTCACTTCCAAGGTATCAGGAAATCTGGGACATTTCCATCGTTTTTACGTACTTAAAGTCTCTTCACCCGCCTGAGAAGCTTACACTAAAGGACCTTACCATGAAAACTACTATGTTGGTGGCATCACTATCTGGTCAACGTTGCCAGACAATTCATGCTTTGGATGTTAATAATATGGTCTTGACGAAGGATCGTTGTACATTTTACATACAAGAACTTCTTAAGACATCAAGACCAGGCAAACATTTTGGTAAATTGGAGCTACGGGCGTATCATCCAGATAACCGCTTATGTGTTGTTACCTTTCTTGAAGAATATGTTAGGCGCACCAAACCTTTGCGGGGCAGTTCCCGTTTGTTTATTAGCTACCAAAAGCCACATGATTCTGTCACTACTGACACCGTGGGCAGATGGCTCAGGAAAGTCCTCGAGAACTCTGGTCTAGACGTCCGTAAATATGGAGCCCACAGTACAAGAGCGGCTTCTACTTCTGCTGCCAAAACTGTCAACATATCTATCCAGAGTATAATGGATGCGGCAGGATGGTCAAATGCAGAGACCTTTAGGAAGTTCTATGACAAACCCATGGACACTGAGGCTGGCTCTTTTGGAACTGAACTATTGCATGCAATAGATGCTTGA